Proteins encoded together in one Streptomyces sp. NA04227 window:
- the trmB gene encoding tRNA (guanosine(46)-N7)-methyltransferase TrmB, translating into MSEHPKTTAHTEPAAHAESGREPVRDPAREPGRESVREPGLDVREPEHEPVREPAHDRAAAQALDAARTREARESLGRATETLGRAAEEADAADARRRPPRSRRFAEGQGPAPDPAGSHYERRIRSFQPRRSRVTQGQEDALRRLWPVWGFDIDGSRELDLAAMFEGRPVVLEIGFGMGEATAQMAAADPDTGILAVDVHTPGQGNLLALAERDALTNVRVANGDAIILLREMLPAACLDGLRVYFPDPWPKKRHHKRRLIQPEFLDLVATSLKPGALVHCATDWEPYAHQMLEVLTAHPAYANTQPSGGFAPRPGFRPRTRFEGQGLTKGHKVHDLLFRRVREPEEARAREGSAVGEGDGER; encoded by the coding sequence GTGTCTGAGCACCCCAAAACCACCGCACATACCGAACCGGCCGCGCACGCCGAGTCCGGCCGTGAGCCCGTACGCGACCCCGCCCGTGAGCCCGGGCGCGAGTCCGTACGCGAACCCGGCCTTGACGTCCGAGAGCCCGAGCACGAGCCCGTACGCGAACCCGCCCACGACCGTGCCGCCGCGCAGGCGCTGGACGCCGCCCGGACCCGCGAGGCCCGGGAGAGCCTGGGCCGGGCCACCGAGACCCTCGGCCGCGCGGCCGAGGAGGCGGACGCCGCCGACGCCCGCCGCCGTCCGCCGCGCAGCCGCCGGTTCGCCGAGGGGCAGGGCCCCGCGCCCGATCCGGCCGGTTCGCACTACGAGCGCCGGATCCGCAGCTTCCAGCCGCGCCGGAGCCGGGTGACGCAGGGGCAGGAGGACGCGCTGCGGCGGCTGTGGCCGGTGTGGGGCTTCGACATCGACGGCAGCCGTGAGCTGGACCTGGCGGCGATGTTCGAGGGGCGCCCGGTGGTCCTGGAGATCGGGTTCGGGATGGGCGAGGCCACCGCGCAGATGGCCGCCGCGGACCCGGACACCGGCATCCTCGCGGTCGACGTGCACACCCCCGGCCAGGGCAATCTGCTCGCGCTCGCCGAACGGGACGCGCTCACCAACGTCCGCGTCGCCAACGGCGACGCCATCATCCTGCTGCGCGAAATGCTGCCCGCGGCCTGCCTCGACGGACTGCGCGTCTACTTCCCCGACCCCTGGCCGAAGAAGCGCCACCACAAACGGCGCCTGATCCAGCCCGAGTTCCTCGACCTGGTCGCGACCTCGCTCAAGCCCGGCGCCCTGGTCCACTGCGCGACCGACTGGGAACCGTACGCCCACCAGATGCTCGAAGTCCTGACCGCCCACCCCGCCTACGCCAACACCCAGCCCTCAGGCGGCTTCGCCCCCCGCCCCGGCTTCCGCCCCCGCACCCGCTTCGAGGGCCAAGGCCTGACCAAGGGCCACAAGGTGCACGACCTGCTGTTCCGCCGGGTGCGGGAGCCGGAGGAGGCGCGGGCGCGCGAAGGGTCGGCGGTGGGGGAGGGCGACGGGGAGCGGTAG
- the lhgO gene encoding L-2-hydroxyglutarate oxidase: MRTAGSAGGSTAGTHGYDCDVLVIGGGIVGMATAYALSRSAPGVRITVLEKESGPARHQTGHNSGVIHSGIYYRPGSLKARFAVRGAAEMTGFCAEHGIAHEVTGKLIVATDREELPRLHGLVQRGRENGIPVRELGPAQITEYEPQVAGVAAIHVGTTGICDYTAVTRRLAESSGAEIRYGARVTRIDRRPSRGVAVLTEAGDVVRGRVLVNCAGLHCDRVARLAGDDPGVRIVPFRGEYYELARPDLVKGLVYPVPDPAFPFLGVHLTRGTDGGVHVGPNAVPALALEGYDWRTLAPRELAATLAWPGSWHIARRHWRYGVGELHRSASKAAFTRAVARLLPAVTEADLVPAPAGVRAQAVLRDGTLADDFLLAEGPRTVHVLNAPSPAATACLPIGREIAGRVVRALGRS, encoded by the coding sequence GTGCGCACGGCTGGGTCGGCGGGTGGGTCCACGGCGGGGACGCACGGCTACGACTGCGACGTACTGGTGATCGGCGGCGGCATCGTCGGCATGGCGACGGCGTACGCCCTGAGCAGATCCGCGCCCGGCGTGCGGATCACCGTCCTGGAGAAGGAGAGCGGCCCGGCCCGGCACCAGACGGGCCACAACTCCGGGGTGATCCACAGCGGGATCTACTACCGGCCGGGTTCGCTCAAGGCGCGCTTCGCGGTACGCGGCGCCGCCGAGATGACCGGGTTCTGCGCCGAGCACGGCATCGCGCACGAGGTGACCGGCAAACTCATCGTCGCGACCGACCGCGAGGAGCTGCCCCGGCTGCACGGCCTCGTCCAGCGCGGCCGCGAAAACGGCATCCCGGTACGGGAGTTGGGCCCGGCCCAGATCACCGAGTACGAGCCCCAGGTGGCCGGGGTGGCCGCGATCCATGTCGGCACCACCGGCATCTGCGACTACACGGCCGTCACCCGCCGCCTCGCCGAGTCCTCCGGCGCCGAGATCCGCTACGGCGCCCGGGTCACCCGTATCGACCGGCGGCCCTCGCGCGGGGTCGCGGTCCTGACGGAGGCCGGGGACGTGGTGCGCGGCCGGGTCCTGGTCAACTGCGCCGGGCTGCACTGCGACCGGGTGGCACGGCTCGCGGGCGACGACCCGGGCGTACGGATCGTGCCGTTCCGCGGCGAGTACTACGAACTGGCCCGGCCGGACCTGGTCAAGGGCCTGGTCTATCCGGTGCCCGACCCCGCGTTCCCCTTCCTCGGCGTCCACCTCACCCGGGGCACCGACGGCGGCGTACACGTCGGCCCCAACGCGGTGCCCGCCCTCGCCCTGGAGGGCTACGACTGGCGCACCCTCGCGCCCCGCGAGCTCGCCGCGACCCTCGCCTGGCCGGGCTCCTGGCACATCGCCCGCCGCCACTGGCGCTACGGCGTGGGCGAACTCCACCGCTCCGCCTCGAAGGCCGCCTTCACCCGCGCCGTCGCCCGCCTGCTCCCCGCCGTCACGGAAGCCGACCTGGTCCCCGCCCCCGCCGGCGTACGCGCCCAGGCGGTACTGCGCGACGGCACCCTGGCCGACGACTTCCTCCTCGCCGAGGGCCCCCGCACCGTCCACGTACTCAACGCTCCCTCCCCCGCCGCGACCGCCTGCCTGCCCATCGGACGGGAGATCGCGGGACGGGTGGTACGGGCGCTCGGCAGGAGCTGA
- a CDS encoding MFS transporter, translating into MSREQREPNDKLGAVLALAGISNAGLARRVNDLGAQRGLTLRYDKTSVARWVSKGMVPQGAAPHLIAAAIGHKLGRPVPLHEIGLADADPAPEVGLAFPRDVGAAVKSATELYRLDLVGRRGGGGIWQSLAGSFAVSAYATPASRWLITPADSSVAREAGPAEGSSAGRVGHSDVRKLREAAEDARRWDSKYGGGDWRSSMVPECLRVEAAPLLLGSYSDEVGRALFGASAELTRLAGWMAFDTGQQEAAQRYYIQALRLARAAADVPLGGYVLATMSLQATYRGFGDEGVDLAQAALERNRGLATARTMSFFHLVEARAHARAADAHAAGGALRAAESWLERARDGDNDPTWLGFYSYDRFAADAAECYRDLKAPREVRRFTEQALSRPTEEYVRSHGLRLVVSAVAELESGNLDAACAQGARAVEVAGRISSARTTEYVKDLLHRLEAYGDEPRVVELREQARPLLMAPA; encoded by the coding sequence ATGTCCAGGGAGCAACGCGAACCGAACGACAAGCTCGGCGCAGTTCTCGCCCTCGCGGGAATCAGCAACGCGGGACTGGCGCGCAGGGTCAACGACCTCGGCGCGCAACGCGGTCTGACGCTGCGTTACGACAAGACATCGGTGGCCCGCTGGGTCTCCAAGGGCATGGTGCCGCAGGGCGCCGCACCCCATCTGATCGCCGCGGCCATCGGCCACAAACTGGGCCGGCCGGTCCCGCTGCACGAGATCGGTCTGGCCGACGCGGACCCGGCACCGGAGGTCGGGCTCGCCTTCCCGCGCGATGTCGGGGCGGCCGTGAAGTCGGCCACCGAGCTCTACCGGCTCGATCTGGTCGGTCGACGAGGCGGTGGCGGGATCTGGCAGTCGCTGGCGGGCTCGTTCGCGGTGAGCGCGTACGCCACCCCCGCCTCGCGCTGGCTGATAACTCCGGCGGACAGCTCGGTGGCCCGTGAAGCCGGTCCCGCCGAGGGCAGTTCGGCCGGACGGGTCGGCCACAGCGACGTACGGAAACTGCGCGAGGCCGCCGAGGACGCGCGCCGCTGGGACTCCAAGTACGGCGGCGGGGACTGGCGTTCGTCGATGGTGCCCGAGTGCCTGCGGGTGGAGGCGGCACCGCTGCTGCTCGGCTCGTACTCGGACGAGGTCGGCCGCGCCCTGTTCGGCGCGAGCGCCGAACTCACCCGGCTCGCGGGCTGGATGGCCTTCGACACCGGCCAGCAGGAGGCCGCGCAGCGCTACTACATCCAGGCCCTGCGCCTGGCCAGGGCCGCCGCCGACGTCCCGCTCGGCGGCTACGTCCTCGCCACCATGTCGCTCCAGGCGACCTACCGCGGCTTCGGCGACGAGGGCGTCGACCTCGCGCAGGCGGCCCTGGAACGCAACCGCGGCCTGGCCACCGCCCGCACCATGAGCTTCTTCCACCTGGTGGAGGCCCGCGCGCACGCCCGCGCGGCCGACGCGCACGCCGCGGGCGGCGCCCTGCGCGCCGCCGAGAGCTGGCTGGAGCGGGCCCGCGACGGCGACAACGACCCGACCTGGCTCGGCTTCTACTCCTACGACCGCTTCGCCGCGGACGCCGCCGAGTGCTACCGCGACCTCAAGGCACCGCGCGAGGTCCGCCGTTTCACCGAACAGGCGCTCTCCCGGCCCACCGAGGAGTACGTCCGCTCGCACGGCCTGCGCCTGGTCGTCTCGGCCGTCGCCGAGCTGGAGTCCGGCAACCTGGACGCGGCCTGCGCCCAGGGCGCCCGCGCCGTCGAGGTGGCGGGCCGGATCTCCTCGGCACGCACCACCGAGTACGTGAAGGACCTCCTGCACCGCCTGGAGGCCTACGGCGACGAGCCCCGGGTCGTCGAACTCCGGGAGCAGGCAAGGCCGTTGCTCATGGCTCCGGCGTAG